The DNA sequence CGGGACGTTAGGGACTGGCATGTAGCTTGCGTAAGCAAGGCGAATGCCAGAAGGGGAATTTGCCGTAGGCCGAGCGAGGCCTTGTGCCGAAGCGTAGCGGTAAGTCGCTGTTATGCGTAGTGTCATATTAATAATTATAAGATAAACCTAAATAAACTCCGCTAATAATATCACTTCCTCCAATACCTCTATTATTCTGAAAATAATAATAAGTATTCCTGAAGTCTTCGTATCGAAGAGTTTGATCATTGTAATTCTGATATTTGAACTTTGAGAAATTGTAGTAATATCCCAAATAGAATTTCAGACTGTTGAAGAATTGGTAAGAGAGAGAGACATCAAATTCATAACCTTGGAATATTCCCAAAGTATTCGAGTTAGATAAATTGGTTTGGAAAATAGGTCTAATTCCATTAGCAAGAATAGAATTAGCAGCGATCTTGTTAGAATAGTATCTTTTTCCTTGTGTAATATAATATTCGAAACCAATATTTAAATTAAGATTATCAATTAGTGGAATTTGGCTTTTAGCAGCAATTTGCAGTCCATGAGATTTAATGCTTTCTTCTGAAATTGACAAACCATTGTTTGAGTTCGTTAATCTGTCAATTTTTCGAATTCCTAATCCTAAAGAGAGAAGTTCAGGTTTTTCATTTAAAATATGATATAAAATATTTAGTTTATAATCAGTTCTTTCTGTATTGTCTAAATACCTTTTTGATATAGAGTCACCATAAAGAGATTGGTAAGAATGTATATAATTTGCTCTAGGGATATTCACATTAATATATTGAAATTCCAATGAAAAATTATTTTCCGGGTTTTTATATTTTACAAAGAACGGAATAATTGAATCTCTATTTCCCTTGAATTGTGAATAGTTTTCAAAATAAATTCCAGTTGATTCACTTAAATCACGTTTATATTCGAAAGGAATAAATTTAACATTTAGTGATTTGATTCCTATTTCCAATTTAGGTTTATTTGAATTTTTATCTTCATTATTATTATTCTCAGCGTTTAGCTCAGAGATTAAAAAAATAC is a window from the Leptospira ryugenii genome containing:
- a CDS encoding LA_2444/LA_4059 family outer membrane protein, which produces MKKIYKTILISIFLISELNAENNNNEDKNSNKPKLEIGIKSLNVKFIPFEYKRDLSESTGIYFENYSQFKGNRDSIIPFFVKYKNPENNFSLEFQYINVNIPRANYIHSYQSLYGDSISKRYLDNTERTDYKLNILYHILNEKPELLSLGLGIRKIDRLTNSNNGLSISEESIKSHGLQIAAKSQIPLIDNLNLNIGFEYYITQGKRYYSNKIAANSILANGIRPIFQTNLSNSNTLGIFQGYEFDVSLSYQFFNSLKFYLGYYYNFSKFKYQNYNDQTLRYEDFRNTYYYFQNNRGIGGSDIISGVYLGLSYNY